The region CGGCTTCTACGACGGCACCATCTTCCACCGAGTGATTCCGGACTTCGTGATCCAAGGCGGCGGCTTCACGTCGGGCCTGGTTTCCAAGCAGACGAATCCGCCCATCGTGCTGGAGACGAGCCCGGAGGTACTACACGACTACGGCGCTCTCAGCATGGCGCGCACCAGCGTTCCGGACAGCGCTACCAGCCAGTTCTTCGTGGTGAACGCTCAGGCGGGCGCCCACTCATTGGACGGCGACTACGCCGCCTTCGGCAAGATGCTCGAAGGCAGTGCCACGCTGGATGCCATCAGCGCGGTGCAGACGTCGAGCCAGCAGGGATACGATGACGTGCCGGTGACGGACGTCGTGATCAACTCCGCGAAGCGGCTGTGAGCCTCAGCCGGGAGGCTTGGGCGGAG is a window of Polyangiaceae bacterium DNA encoding:
- a CDS encoding peptidylprolyl isomerase, yielding MGKMVFELDPVRMPITTANFLAYVDAGFYDGTIFHRVIPDFVIQGGGFTSGLVSKQTNPPIVLETSPEVLHDYGALSMARTSVPDSATSQFFVVNAQAGAHSLDGDYAAFGKMLEGSATLDAISAVQTSSQQGYDDVPVTDVVINSAKRL